A single genomic interval of Persephonella atlantica harbors:
- a CDS encoding glycosyltransferase family 39 protein translates to MIKKVVLFHLIVVLLKIFYTVANVTDLSTEEAQYWLWSKHLDLSYYSKPPLIAYMNFVSTSVFGDTELGVRINAIIIGFGIGVLIYLLVRDLFRDEHLAFFSSVFITAVPVYQIGSYIFLTDAPLAFFWLLTVYLFFKAIVENKLSLWIGTGISAGLGFLSKFVIVLFLPPAVIFLFLHKRQVLKNRYFYLSIFIAFLFTIPVIWWNLEHNFITFKHLLSLEGGAVREFSFEKTARYISEYLFSQIGINSVFLFPFFVYALFRGFKDRKDYRIFYLWILPVFVFLVFLYISRKKHVEANWPAFGYATLYALTAYYIYIKRWFKGFLFASILSVWSILTLFYPFYLDKIGLGKLYPPKIDPLHRLVGWEGLGKKVTEIVNTLGTDRYFIFSRNYHIASELSFYVEGNPQTYCIVIQRRMNQFDLWPGLEQFEGKGYTGIYVSYWGLPEKVKSSFKSVKAHYRYDIIYRGWKYRTVHIYVLEDFIKLKQDRVNRF, encoded by the coding sequence ATGATTAAAAAAGTTGTGCTGTTTCATCTTATTGTTGTTCTGCTGAAGATTTTTTATACAGTTGCTAACGTTACAGACCTTTCTACAGAAGAAGCTCAGTACTGGCTGTGGTCAAAACATCTTGACCTGAGTTATTACTCTAAACCTCCTCTTATTGCTTACATGAACTTTGTTTCTACTTCAGTCTTCGGTGATACAGAGCTTGGAGTTAGAATAAATGCCATTATTATCGGTTTTGGTATTGGTGTTCTGATTTATCTTTTAGTTAGAGACCTGTTTAGAGATGAGCATCTGGCGTTTTTCTCTTCTGTGTTTATAACAGCTGTTCCTGTTTACCAGATAGGCAGTTATATATTTCTTACTGACGCACCCCTTGCATTTTTCTGGCTTTTGACTGTTTATCTGTTTTTTAAGGCAATAGTAGAAAACAAACTGTCTTTGTGGATAGGAACAGGTATTTCTGCAGGGCTGGGATTTTTGTCTAAATTTGTTATTGTTTTGTTTCTCCCTCCTGCTGTTATATTTTTGTTTCTACACAAACGACAGGTGCTGAAAAACAGATATTTTTATCTTTCTATCTTTATAGCTTTTTTGTTTACTATTCCTGTAATCTGGTGGAATTTGGAGCACAACTTTATAACATTTAAGCATCTTCTCAGTCTGGAAGGGGGAGCAGTCAGGGAGTTTTCTTTTGAAAAGACAGCAAGATACATTTCTGAATATCTATTTTCCCAGATTGGTATTAACTCTGTTTTTCTTTTTCCTTTCTTTGTGTATGCACTTTTTAGAGGTTTTAAAGACAGGAAAGATTACCGAATTTTTTACCTGTGGATACTGCCTGTTTTTGTGTTTCTGGTATTTTTGTACATATCAAGGAAAAAGCATGTTGAGGCAAACTGGCCTGCATTTGGGTATGCGACTCTTTACGCATTGACTGCCTATTATATATACATAAAAAGATGGTTCAAAGGTTTCCTGTTTGCATCTATTCTATCTGTATGGAGTATTTTGACCCTGTTTTACCCTTTTTATTTAGACAAGATAGGTCTTGGAAAGCTGTATCCTCCAAAGATAGACCCTCTCCACAGACTTGTTGGCTGGGAAGGGTTAGGTAAAAAAGTTACAGAGATAGTAAACACTCTGGGAACAGATAGATATTTTATATTCTCCCGCAATTACCATATTGCTTCTGAGCTGTCTTTTTATGTGGAGGGGAATCCCCAAACATACTGCATTGTTATTCAGCGCAGGATGAATCAGTTTGACCTGTGGCCGGGACTGGAGCAGTTTGAAGGTAAAGGATACACAGGGATATATGTTTCTTACTGGGGACTGCCTGAGAAGGTAAAAAGTTCTTTTAAGTCTGTTAAAGCCCACTACAGATATGATATTATTTATCGTGGCTGGAAATACAGAACTGTTCATATTTATGTTCTTGAAGACTTTATTAAACTAAAACAGGACAGGGTAAACAGATTTTGA
- a CDS encoding ABC transporter ATP-binding protein: MIEKESLKFLYTTYRRYWLLLVVALCGSLLESASMAGLAYIIKNVVDDVFVEKSYEKLVFIIFVLIGIAAAKQIGFFLKNYFYPVVIYRALKMLREKIYHRVVEAKPSVFRKQPPGDIISRATTDVERFGEISSTIGTNLITETFTVIGIVGVLIYRDWKMFLIFVLIVPLLAFALQYFGEKRKKYSKKLQESFSQYIQHLNQLIGGIEVVKLFHKKIFYRYFGKVNEELFKRQKKNRFYETVYLSSVEIIAYTATAGIIFYGGSRIIKGEITPGDFFSFLGGVLILVNSLQTLQRGAINLKALSPVVDRIKYLLSLPVEENKGKKFKGLKKQISFVNLSVKIDHNLILDEINFTVKKGEKVGIVGATGSGKSTLVKILPALITEYSGKVMIDDTELREFSVFSLREKIGMVSQEVFIFNDTLRNNLLIAKPDATDEELMEALKKAKADFVFKLEDGLDTVLGEKGSRLSGGERQRISIARIFLKNPDILIFDEATSALDVETEEYIMEEIGKYFKDKTALIITHRLKLLEITDRIIVMENGRIVEEGTKEELIQKKGVFYRFSVISNS; this comes from the coding sequence TTGATAGAAAAGGAAAGTCTGAAGTTTCTATACACCACTTATAGAAGATACTGGCTACTTTTGGTTGTTGCTCTGTGCGGTTCCCTCCTTGAATCAGCATCTATGGCAGGTCTTGCATACATAATAAAAAATGTTGTTGATGACGTTTTTGTTGAGAAAAGTTACGAAAAACTGGTTTTTATCATTTTTGTGCTGATAGGGATAGCTGCTGCAAAACAGATAGGATTTTTCCTGAAAAATTACTTTTATCCTGTTGTTATATACAGAGCTTTAAAAATGTTGAGGGAGAAAATATACCACAGAGTTGTGGAGGCAAAGCCGTCAGTATTCAGGAAACAGCCTCCCGGAGACATTATAAGCAGAGCAACCACTGATGTGGAAAGGTTTGGAGAGATTTCTTCCACCATAGGAACAAATCTGATTACAGAGACCTTTACTGTCATTGGGATTGTAGGTGTTCTCATTTACAGAGACTGGAAGATGTTTCTTATCTTTGTTTTGATTGTTCCTCTGCTTGCTTTTGCTCTTCAGTATTTTGGTGAAAAGAGAAAAAAGTACTCAAAAAAACTTCAGGAAAGCTTCTCCCAGTATATACAGCATCTGAACCAACTGATTGGAGGGATAGAGGTTGTTAAGCTGTTTCACAAAAAAATATTTTACAGATACTTTGGCAAAGTAAACGAAGAACTGTTTAAAAGACAGAAAAAAAATAGATTTTATGAGACTGTTTATCTTTCTTCAGTGGAGATAATTGCTTACACTGCCACGGCAGGAATTATATTTTATGGGGGAAGCAGGATAATAAAGGGAGAAATTACTCCCGGAGACTTTTTCTCATTTCTTGGGGGAGTTTTAATATTGGTTAACTCTCTCCAGACTCTTCAGAGGGGAGCAATCAACCTGAAAGCTTTATCTCCAGTGGTTGACAGGATAAAGTATCTTCTCTCCCTGCCAGTAGAAGAAAACAAAGGTAAAAAGTTTAAAGGGCTAAAAAAACAGATATCCTTTGTCAATCTATCTGTAAAGATAGACCACAACCTTATCCTTGATGAGATTAATTTCACCGTAAAAAAAGGAGAAAAGGTTGGTATAGTTGGAGCAACAGGCTCTGGAAAATCAACACTGGTAAAGATACTACCAGCATTGATAACAGAGTATTCAGGGAAAGTTATGATTGACGATACAGAGCTGAGGGAGTTTTCTGTTTTTTCTCTGAGAGAAAAAATCGGTATGGTTTCGCAGGAAGTATTCATATTTAACGATACACTCAGGAATAATCTCCTGATAGCAAAACCTGATGCAACAGATGAAGAGCTTATGGAGGCACTAAAGAAAGCTAAAGCTGACTTTGTTTTCAAGTTAGAGGACGGTCTTGATACAGTGCTGGGAGAGAAGGGCTCAAGGCTGTCTGGAGGAGAGAGACAGAGGATTTCTATTGCGAGAATATTCTTGAAAAATCCTGACATTCTTATCTTTGATGAAGCCACTTCAGCTCTTGACGTGGAAACAGAAGAATATATCATGGAAGAAATTGGAAAATATTTCAAAGACAAGACTGCTCTGATTATAACCCACAGACTGAAGCTCCTTGAGATAACAGACAGAATAATTGTGATGGAAAATGGAAGAATTGTTGAGGAAGGGACAAAAGAAGAACTTATCCAGAAAAAGGGAGTATTTTACAGATTTTCTGTTATCTCAAACAGCTGA
- a CDS encoding PHP domain-containing protein: protein MFYIFLSVAVLILLYLEFRPFRNIKIKEEECKKLDKELEGIKKYSVIVHIHTQFSFDSLGKPSDIKKAMEENGIDFVFVTDHDNDDYRFFEYGQIFAGIEKNTPEGRLLLLGNTLPVISHPNNFEFEHYRWKGEFKKDYLYEIINIKDGVVWNKALSIISLVKNLILLPFTRNILHKWNALIPLEKWVRLYFARAKGLKLVGGLDLHVKLVYQEHTHGILIPSYRSGFKWLVNRVYSRRPITEKEDILKALKNGNLFLSLKQTEGDFWGEFEGEVYLPGEKIPKETALNCMCEKSKTVKLLKYENIPVVITEKGSFSYTAEREGFYHFEVYEYDFKIGSIYFGFRPVIITNPFEVVNG from the coding sequence TTGTTTTACATTTTTTTATCTGTTGCTGTTTTAATACTGCTTTATTTAGAGTTTAGACCTTTTAGAAATATAAAAATAAAAGAGGAGGAGTGTAAAAAGTTAGATAAGGAGCTTGAAGGGATAAAAAAGTACAGCGTTATAGTTCATATACATACCCAGTTTTCCTTTGATTCTCTTGGCAAGCCTTCAGACATAAAAAAAGCTATGGAAGAAAACGGTATAGATTTTGTTTTTGTTACAGACCATGATAACGATGATTACAGATTTTTTGAATATGGTCAGATTTTTGCAGGGATTGAAAAAAACACACCTGAAGGAAGGCTTCTACTGCTTGGAAACACTCTTCCTGTCATTTCCCATCCAAATAACTTTGAGTTTGAACATTACAGATGGAAGGGGGAGTTTAAAAAGGATTATCTGTATGAGATTATTAACATAAAAGACGGTGTTGTATGGAATAAGGCTCTATCTATTATCTCACTGGTAAAAAATCTGATTTTACTTCCATTTACAAGAAACATTCTCCACAAATGGAATGCCCTGATTCCTTTAGAAAAGTGGGTCAGACTTTATTTTGCAAGGGCAAAAGGGCTGAAACTTGTTGGTGGATTAGACCTGCATGTGAAGCTGGTTTATCAGGAACATACCCACGGTATTCTTATCCCATCTTACAGGTCTGGTTTTAAATGGCTTGTAAACAGAGTTTACTCCCGTCGGCCTATTACTGAAAAAGAAGATATTCTAAAAGCCCTGAAAAACGGCAACCTGTTTCTCTCATTAAAGCAAACAGAAGGAGACTTTTGGGGAGAGTTTGAAGGTGAAGTATATCTTCCGGGAGAAAAAATACCAAAGGAAACAGCTTTAAACTGTATGTGTGAAAAAAGTAAAACTGTAAAACTGTTAAAGTATGAAAACATTCCTGTCGTTATAACAGAAAAAGGCAGTTTCTCCTATACAGCTGAAAGGGAAGGTTTTTATCACTTTGAAGTGTACGAGTACGACTTTAAGATAGGAAGCATCTATTTTGGCTTCAGACCTGTTATCATAACAAATCCGTTTGAGGTGGTAAATGGCTGA
- a CDS encoding phosphatase PAP2 family protein — protein MAEKRIIPPDWELKIGWNVKLFRIINSKRNKRLDRFYRYFFYMGKTYSLVVFFPVFFFVSGIKGILHLTVSLMITGIIMPFLKYTFRHKRPSKLLDDVHLLEPVTLKSFPSADAAFAFTVMGVTLFYGNVWIDLVFVLYALLIAYGRVYMGAHFPVDVIVGSVIGLFSAFAGKSVVPKVLSFIGG, from the coding sequence ATGGCTGAAAAAAGAATAATTCCACCAGACTGGGAACTGAAAATAGGATGGAATGTTAAACTGTTTAGAATTATAAACTCCAAAAGAAACAAGAGGTTAGACAGGTTTTACAGATACTTTTTTTATATGGGCAAAACATACTCTCTTGTTGTGTTTTTTCCTGTTTTTTTCTTTGTATCAGGAATAAAGGGGATTTTGCATCTGACTGTTTCTCTAATGATTACAGGTATAATTATGCCCTTTTTAAAGTACACATTCAGACATAAACGACCTTCAAAACTCCTTGATGATGTTCATCTTTTGGAGCCTGTAACACTGAAGAGTTTTCCTTCTGCTGATGCTGCCTTTGCTTTTACAGTTATGGGTGTTACGCTTTTTTACGGAAATGTATGGATTGATTTGGTGTTTGTTCTGTATGCACTACTTATAGCATATGGAAGAGTTTATATGGGAGCTCACTTTCCTGTTGATGTTATTGTAGGCTCTGTTATTGGTCTGTTTTCTGCTTTTGCTGGAAAATCTGTAGTCCCAAAAGTACTGTCTTTCATAGGTGGTTAA
- a CDS encoding Uma2 family endonuclease, translating to MQSWIISTIVEFLFHALPKKYKAFFNEVGYSYTKSRSKRWLNLDIAVIDRAELSKPTGSYLKVPPEVVIELDTKADLTKIGEEYYIAKTQKLLNSGVKKVVWILTDYKKVQIAENKKPWLVVDFDYEFEIVDNIRMNLKKLLEEEEKQA from the coding sequence TTGCAGTCATGGATAATATCAACAATTGTTGAATTTTTATTCCATGCATTACCTAAAAAGTATAAGGCTTTTTTTAATGAGGTTGGATATTCCTACACTAAATCACGATCAAAAAGATGGTTAAATTTAGATATAGCAGTAATAGATAGAGCCGAACTAAGCAAACCAACAGGCAGTTATTTAAAGGTTCCTCCTGAAGTAGTTATTGAATTAGATACGAAGGCAGATTTAACAAAGATAGGAGAAGAGTATTACATAGCAAAGACTCAAAAGCTTCTTAATAGCGGAGTTAAGAAAGTAGTATGGATTTTAACAGATTATAAAAAAGTACAGATAGCAGAGAACAAAAAACCGTGGTTAGTTGTTGATTTTGATTATGAGTTTGAGATTGTAGATAACATAAGGATGAATCTGAAGAAACTGTTAGAGGAAGAAGAAAAGCAAGCTTGA
- a CDS encoding hemolysin family protein, with product MITYLIGIVFFLILEGLFSGSELALFSVDRNRLKYLAKNGDKRAERIHKILEKRFDEYVAVALIGTTLSIVTITALFVGFLHSVSPMVPLIQSKEELFAEAIIIFTLLFGEIIPKSVFQHFANRLIYFIVPFLEISRKILYPLLAIAKVITKIVFFIFRLEGRKEKILTREELLDALILESEGIEEFEKKIVANVLIFEERRLGEIVVPLSDVAAVPMGSKIRDIIHIFKDTGFSRIPVYKKRIDQIVGVLRAYDLVDADAEDTVDKIVRPIRYLPEFTSLPNVLKGFKQFKDHMAVVVDERGATMGIITLEDVLEEIVGEIRDEFSKKEKRMIKRFVQDKVIVDGRLELKEVELLIGEKLPDGPYETVGGMIIYTLGRMPKRGETLNINGIKLTVMSINIRRVQEVMIEKVKKEEEQES from the coding sequence ATGATTACATACCTGATAGGGATAGTCTTTTTCCTTATTTTAGAAGGGCTGTTTTCAGGTTCAGAGCTTGCCCTGTTCTCTGTTGACAGAAACAGATTAAAGTATTTAGCAAAAAATGGAGACAAAAGGGCTGAAAGAATACACAAGATTTTAGAAAAAAGGTTTGACGAGTATGTTGCTGTTGCACTTATTGGAACGACACTTAGCATTGTAACAATTACGGCCTTATTTGTTGGTTTCCTGCATTCTGTATCCCCTATGGTTCCACTTATTCAATCTAAGGAAGAGCTGTTTGCAGAAGCAATAATCATATTTACACTTCTGTTTGGAGAGATAATTCCAAAAAGTGTATTTCAGCATTTTGCAAACAGACTGATATACTTTATCGTACCTTTCCTTGAAATCTCAAGGAAAATCCTTTATCCGCTCCTTGCAATAGCAAAGGTTATAACAAAAATAGTTTTTTTCATATTCAGATTAGAGGGAAGAAAAGAAAAAATACTGACAAGAGAAGAGCTGTTAGATGCTCTGATTTTAGAGTCAGAGGGGATAGAAGAGTTTGAGAAAAAGATTGTTGCAAATGTTCTGATTTTTGAAGAGAGAAGACTGGGAGAGATAGTTGTCCCCCTATCAGATGTTGCAGCTGTCCCAATGGGCAGCAAAATTAGAGACATCATTCACATTTTCAAAGATACAGGTTTTTCAAGGATACCTGTGTACAAAAAGAGAATAGACCAGATAGTAGGCGTCCTGAGAGCTTACGACCTTGTTGATGCTGACGCAGAAGACACAGTAGACAAAATTGTAAGACCTATCAGATACCTTCCTGAATTCACAAGTCTCCCTAACGTTCTGAAAGGTTTCAAACAGTTTAAAGACCACATGGCTGTCGTTGTTGACGAGAGAGGAGCAACAATGGGTATTATCACACTTGAAGACGTTTTGGAGGAGATTGTAGGAGAGATAAGAGATGAGTTCTCAAAAAAAGAAAAAAGAATGATAAAAAGATTTGTTCAGGATAAGGTTATAGTTGATGGAAGACTTGAGCTGAAAGAGGTAGAACTTCTGATAGGAGAAAAACTTCCTGATGGTCCTTACGAAACAGTTGGCGGAATGATTATATATACGCTGGGCAGAATGCCAAAAAGGGGAGAAACCCTGAACATAAACGGAATAAAATTGACAGTCATGAGCATCAACATAAGAAGGGTTCAGGAAGTTATGATAGAAAAAGTAAAGAAAGAGGAAGAGCAGGAAAGCTAA
- a CDS encoding CNNM domain-containing protein, producing MLFENELLLKIGLVFVLLLLSAFFAGIESSFFSMDWLKIKRLAKEGKKSAAIADWLRSRPKELVVTFLIGNELVNITASAITSGIVIQYLGKEYLFVAIVIMTVLILTFGEITPKTVGAYYPEKYALFAARPFYTFYIIITPFRFIFTKVAEYILKKAGLELPVESHKLSGDDLLSIITAGTEKKIFTEEEKEVIESALELHEVTVSEIMTPRRDIFAIEKGKTVREVLSIIKGHDYSRIPVYEGSLDNIIGILYIKDIIFLKFEGREEKIDRFLRKPYFVPEFTPLLDLMKKFEETKSHIAIVVDEHGTVVGLITFQDILEFIVGDIPEEYEVEEPFFQKIDENRWRVSGKLEVEILEEDLGIQLPEDYEFDTVAGFILDFLKRFPKEGESFEYHGYRFIIEKMESNRIISVIVEKLPENKKEVKEEK from the coding sequence ATTTTATTTGAAAATGAACTTCTGCTGAAAATCGGTCTTGTTTTTGTTCTCCTTCTTCTTTCTGCCTTTTTTGCAGGAATAGAATCTTCCTTTTTCTCAATGGACTGGCTGAAAATAAAGAGACTTGCCAAAGAAGGGAAAAAATCTGCCGCTATTGCAGACTGGCTCCGGTCAAGGCCAAAAGAGTTAGTCGTAACATTTTTGATAGGAAACGAACTTGTGAACATCACAGCATCAGCAATAACATCAGGAATTGTTATCCAGTACTTAGGGAAAGAGTATCTATTTGTAGCAATTGTTATAATGACAGTCCTTATACTGACATTTGGAGAGATAACTCCAAAAACTGTTGGAGCTTACTATCCTGAAAAATATGCCCTGTTTGCAGCAAGACCATTTTATACCTTTTATATAATCATAACGCCATTTCGTTTCATCTTTACTAAAGTGGCAGAGTACATACTGAAAAAAGCAGGATTGGAACTGCCTGTTGAAAGCCACAAGCTCTCCGGAGACGACCTCCTCTCAATAATAACAGCTGGAACAGAGAAAAAGATATTTACAGAAGAAGAAAAGGAAGTGATAGAGTCTGCTCTGGAGCTACACGAAGTAACAGTCAGTGAGATTATGACTCCCCGGAGAGACATTTTTGCCATTGAAAAAGGAAAAACTGTAAGGGAGGTTCTCAGCATCATAAAGGGACACGATTACAGCAGAATTCCTGTATATGAAGGAAGCTTAGATAATATCATAGGAATTTTATACATAAAAGACATAATATTTCTCAAGTTTGAAGGAAGAGAGGAAAAGATAGACAGATTTTTGAGAAAACCTTACTTTGTTCCAGAGTTTACCCCCCTTTTAGACCTTATGAAAAAGTTTGAAGAGACAAAAAGCCACATAGCCATTGTTGTTGACGAGCACGGAACAGTTGTCGGTCTGATAACATTCCAGGACATACTTGAATTTATTGTGGGGGATATTCCAGAAGAGTACGAAGTAGAAGAACCATTTTTCCAGAAAATAGATGAAAACAGGTGGAGAGTATCAGGAAAGTTAGAGGTGGAAATATTAGAAGAAGATTTAGGAATTCAGCTTCCAGAAGATTACGAGTTTGATACTGTGGCAGGATTTATATTAGATTTCCTAAAGCGTTTTCCAAAAGAGGGAGAAAGTTTTGAGTATCACGGCTATAGGTTCATTATAGAGAAAATGGAAAGCAACAGGATTATCTCTGTAATAGTGGAAAAACTTCCTGAAAACAAAAAAGAGGTAAAAGAAGAAAAATGA
- a CDS encoding oligopeptide/dipeptide ABC transporter ATP-binding protein — protein sequence MDSHSPTLLKVENLSKQYLVKKTLFKKEFFKAVDNVSFSLDYNQILGIVGESGSGKSTIGKLVLKLIEKDTGKIQFEGREIDRMSPSEEKKFRKETSVIFQDPRTSLNPRFNVYQILEEPLIIHKFPKTERKERVKKAILDAGLDESFLGRYPSELSGGQRQRVAIARAIILSPKMILADEPTSALDVSVQLQIINLIKRMKEEKKISFLFISHDLNVVGMLADRIIVLYRGKIMEKGSAKDVLLNPLHPYTKILIQSLPPEHPRQRKKIEKLPEIYREEIKGGCVFYSRCPVAEERCKKEPELKKINGREVYCHFI from the coding sequence ATGGATAGTCATAGTCCTACCCTCCTGAAGGTAGAAAACTTATCAAAACAATATCTTGTAAAAAAGACCCTTTTCAAAAAAGAGTTTTTTAAAGCTGTAGATAATGTCTCTTTTTCTCTTGATTACAACCAGATATTAGGTATTGTGGGAGAGTCTGGAAGCGGAAAATCAACTATAGGAAAACTTGTTCTAAAACTTATTGAAAAAGACACAGGAAAAATACAGTTTGAAGGCAGAGAGATTGACCGTATGTCCCCATCTGAAGAAAAGAAGTTCAGAAAGGAAACATCTGTGATATTCCAGGACCCAAGAACATCTTTAAATCCAAGATTTAACGTTTACCAGATACTTGAAGAACCGCTGATAATACATAAATTTCCCAAAACTGAAAGAAAAGAAAGGGTGAAAAAAGCGATTTTAGATGCTGGGCTTGACGAGAGTTTCCTCGGCAGATACCCTTCAGAGCTGTCTGGAGGACAGAGACAGAGAGTGGCAATAGCACGGGCAATAATTCTCAGCCCAAAGATGATTTTAGCTGACGAGCCTACATCAGCTTTAGACGTTTCTGTCCAGCTACAGATAATAAATCTGATAAAAAGAATGAAAGAGGAGAAAAAAATCAGCTTTTTGTTTATATCACACGACCTGAATGTGGTTGGGATGCTGGCAGACAGGATTATTGTCCTGTACAGAGGAAAAATTATGGAGAAAGGCTCTGCAAAAGATGTACTTTTAAACCCTCTCCATCCATACACAAAGATACTTATACAGTCTCTTCCCCCTGAGCATCCAAGACAGAGAAAAAAGATAGAAAAACTGCCTGAGATTTATAGGGAAGAGATAAAGGGAGGATGTGTGTTTTACTCACGGTGTCCTGTAGCTGAAGAGAGATGTAAAAAAGAACCTGAACTGAAAAAAATAAACGGTAGGGAGGTATACTGCCATTTTATTTGA
- the rlmD gene encoding 23S rRNA (uracil(1939)-C(5))-methyltransferase RlmD, which translates to MKVKVEKLVYGGKGLGRIDEKVCFIPFVIPGEEVEVKITEEKKSFLECEPVNVLKPSPYRTKPICQYFGYCGGCDYLHIDYSKQVEQKNEIFAETVKRIGKIESVPLLEPIPSPFPTHYRNRVQFKVKGERIGFYRKESRDIVNIHYCYLIKEELNSVISSLKEILPFFGYFLSEIHLYSSSENQMVMKLLFNKPVNKVPLSLKHMKAFLTEDLNGYGIYLKTEKHPKKIQFIGTPFVYETVKDYRFRVSADSFFQVNRFQIENLIRLVEDEVKEENIKVAFDLYCGVGTFTIPIARYVDKVYGVEVNPYAVQDANHNKKLNKTQNAFFKRASASEALSYMVKKNPELILVDPPRTGLDRNTIEVIDRIKQLKKIIYISCNPSTLARDLNLLKEKGFRLISSRFIDMFPNTYHIESFSVLERLNKS; encoded by the coding sequence ATGAAAGTAAAAGTAGAAAAGCTTGTTTACGGTGGAAAAGGTCTGGGAAGGATTGATGAGAAGGTATGCTTTATACCCTTTGTAATTCCGGGAGAAGAGGTAGAAGTAAAAATAACAGAGGAGAAAAAAAGCTTCTTAGAGTGTGAACCTGTTAATGTGCTGAAACCTTCCCCTTACAGAACAAAACCTATCTGTCAGTATTTTGGATACTGCGGGGGATGTGATTATCTGCATATTGATTACAGTAAACAGGTAGAGCAGAAAAATGAAATATTTGCAGAAACTGTAAAAAGAATTGGGAAGATAGAAAGTGTGCCACTACTTGAGCCTATTCCGTCTCCATTTCCAACACATTACAGAAATAGGGTACAGTTTAAGGTAAAAGGAGAAAGGATAGGCTTTTACCGGAAAGAAAGCAGAGATATTGTTAACATACATTACTGCTACCTTATAAAAGAGGAGCTAAACAGTGTAATTTCTTCTCTCAAGGAAATACTTCCATTTTTTGGATACTTTCTGTCTGAAATTCATCTGTATTCCTCATCAGAAAACCAGATGGTTATGAAGCTCCTGTTTAATAAACCTGTAAATAAAGTTCCCTTGAGTTTGAAACATATGAAAGCTTTCCTAACCGAAGACCTGAACGGATACGGTATATACTTAAAAACAGAGAAACATCCTAAAAAAATTCAGTTTATAGGTACCCCTTTCGTTTATGAGACAGTGAAAGATTACAGATTCAGAGTCAGTGCAGACTCTTTCTTTCAGGTAAACAGATTTCAGATAGAAAATCTCATAAGACTTGTAGAAGACGAAGTTAAAGAAGAGAACATAAAGGTTGCCTTTGACCTTTACTGTGGAGTGGGGACATTTACCATACCTATAGCACGTTATGTGGATAAAGTTTATGGTGTTGAGGTAAATCCCTATGCCGTTCAGGATGCAAACCACAACAAAAAACTAAACAAAACCCAGAACGCATTCTTTAAAAGGGCATCTGCATCAGAAGCTTTATCCTACATGGTCAAAAAAAATCCTGAGCTTATCCTTGTAGACCCTCCCAGAACAGGATTAGACAGAAACACTATTGAGGTCATAGACAGGATAAAACAGCTGAAAAAAATTATATACATATCCTGTAATCCATCTACACTGGCAAGGGATTTAAATCTTTTAAAAGAAAAAGGATTTAGACTAATATCAAGTAGATTTATTGATATGTTTCCAAACACGTACCATATAGAAAGCTTTTCTGTCCTTGAAAGATTAAATAAATCATAA